The proteins below come from a single Zhouia spongiae genomic window:
- a CDS encoding S66 peptidase family protein, which translates to MKKNIWITSTARKIDFTDIEAATMLLMKWGFDYKISKTIGLEDRQFAGTDDERAAEFQYAMDNPDIDAIWCARGGYGTVRIIDKLDFTGFIKNPKPIIGYSDVTVLHSHLHTLGLTSIHATMPINVKKNTIEALHSLKTALNGDKLQYEIRSSKENRSGQGNGRLVGGNLSILYSLLGSGSSIDTDGKILFLEDLDEYLYHIDRMFMNIKRNGYFDNLSGLVVGSFTDIKDNTVPYGKTVKEIIIDVTSEYNFPIVFDFPAGHIDDNNTLIMGQRVNLTVNKTISKLEFL; encoded by the coding sequence GTGAAAAAAAACATTTGGATTACATCTACAGCAAGAAAAATCGATTTTACTGATATTGAAGCCGCAACAATGCTTCTGATGAAATGGGGGTTTGACTATAAGATCAGTAAAACTATCGGACTTGAGGACCGCCAATTTGCAGGCACCGACGACGAAAGAGCTGCTGAATTTCAATATGCGATGGACAATCCCGACATAGATGCTATCTGGTGCGCCAGAGGAGGGTATGGTACCGTACGAATAATCGACAAATTAGACTTCACAGGCTTTATAAAAAATCCAAAGCCAATTATCGGGTATTCAGATGTTACCGTTCTGCATTCCCACCTTCATACTTTAGGACTGACAAGCATTCATGCCACCATGCCGATAAATGTGAAGAAGAACACTATTGAAGCACTACATTCACTTAAAACAGCCCTTAACGGAGATAAACTGCAATATGAAATAAGATCATCAAAAGAGAACAGATCGGGTCAGGGAAACGGCAGGCTCGTCGGTGGAAACCTCAGCATCCTGTACAGCCTTCTCGGTTCAGGGTCTTCAATTGACACAGACGGAAAGATCTTGTTTCTTGAAGACCTGGATGAATACCTCTACCATATTGACCGTATGTTTATGAACATAAAACGAAATGGATATTTTGATAACCTGTCAGGATTAGTGGTAGGGTCTTTTACAGATATAAAGGACAATACGGTGCCATACGGGAAAACGGTAAAAGAGATCATAATCGATGTCACCTCCGAATATAACTTTCCGATTGTTTTTGACTTCCCTGCCGGACACATTGACGATAACAATACCCTTATCATGGGGCAACGTGTAAACCTTACTGTTAATAAGACCATCTCTAAACTCGAATTCTTGTAA
- a CDS encoding YraN family protein, whose translation MATHNDFGEKGEQLASDYLVKKGYQILERNYRFQKAEIDIIAKYQNMLCVIEVKTRSTDVFQNPEDAITQKKIKLLVKAINNYINENDLDTEVRFDIISILKNRQSLSIQHFEDAFYHF comes from the coding sequence ATGGCAACGCACAACGACTTTGGAGAAAAAGGAGAACAACTCGCCTCCGATTACCTTGTAAAAAAAGGGTATCAGATTCTCGAAAGGAATTACAGATTTCAAAAAGCCGAAATTGATATCATTGCCAAATATCAAAATATGCTTTGCGTGATTGAAGTAAAAACAAGATCAACTGACGTTTTTCAGAATCCTGAAGACGCAATTACGCAGAAAAAGATAAAATTATTGGTGAAAGCCATCAATAATTACATCAACGAAAACGATTTAGATACTGAGGTCCGATTCGACATCATAAGCATCCTGAAAAACCGCCAATCCCTTTCTATACAACACTTTGAAGATGCTTTCTACCACTTTTAA
- a CDS encoding aspartate kinase, with protein sequence MKTISSVVEEYIKAKPFLQSALAQGIINLTSLSREIRPEIENQLGKDVRNGAIVMALKRLSADLEFRATHRILKVLKNIGEITVRSSLIDYTFLVSDSILNKQAKLMQEINNNQDVFYTSSRGVNETNIVVSNSMDTLVEAIFKEEKTTQKVENLSSISVKLPEENVVIPGIYYFIFQRLAWEGIVLHEVISTTNEFTIIVGEDQVDKAFKVIKDLKML encoded by the coding sequence ATGAAGACAATTTCATCGGTAGTAGAGGAATATATCAAAGCTAAGCCCTTTTTACAAAGTGCTTTAGCCCAGGGGATTATAAATCTAACCTCCCTGTCAAGAGAAATAAGACCAGAGATTGAAAATCAACTGGGCAAGGATGTCAGAAACGGCGCTATCGTCATGGCTCTTAAAAGACTATCTGCCGACCTTGAATTTCGGGCTACACATCGCATTCTAAAAGTCTTGAAAAACATCGGGGAGATTACTGTCAGATCTTCTTTAATCGATTACACCTTCTTGGTTTCAGACTCTATCCTGAACAAACAGGCTAAACTGATGCAGGAAATCAACAATAACCAGGATGTCTTTTATACTTCGTCAAGAGGGGTCAATGAAACCAATATTGTGGTAAGCAACAGCATGGACACATTAGTAGAGGCAATATTTAAAGAAGAGAAAACCACGCAAAAGGTTGAGAACCTTTCTTCGATTAGCGTCAAGCTTCCGGAAGAAAATGTCGTTATCCCGGGTATCTACTATTTTATCTTTCAAAGACTGGCATGGGAAGGCATTGTGTTACACGAAGTGATTTCCACCACGAATGAATTCACCATCATTGTCGGAGAAGACCAGGTAGACAAGGCATTTAAAGTTATAAAGGATTTGAAAATGCTATAA
- a CDS encoding ATP-binding cassette domain-containing protein, translating to MLLEVSGLTKSFGQKPIISDISFTCKTAEILGVFGKNGSGKSTLLKTIYGTLNANSINISIDGKSISPKNIIPSKLISYLPQGSFLPKELKVRHAIPLFYKGDKQDKIFYAPRVSSFENKKTGQLSMGELRYLETLLIAHLGHPFLLLDEPFSMVEPLFKELIKELFLELKSKKGIIVTDHYYRDVLEITDRNFLLREGKKIDINNTSDLTTNGYLNSEDS from the coding sequence ATGCTACTCGAAGTTTCTGGTCTAACAAAGTCCTTTGGACAAAAACCCATTATATCCGACATTTCATTCACATGCAAAACAGCTGAAATTTTAGGTGTTTTTGGCAAAAACGGCAGCGGAAAATCAACACTGTTAAAAACCATCTACGGTACTTTAAATGCTAACAGTATTAATATAAGCATTGACGGCAAAAGTATTTCGCCAAAAAATATCATCCCATCAAAATTAATCAGCTATTTACCACAAGGTTCCTTTTTACCAAAAGAACTAAAAGTCCGCCATGCAATTCCTCTGTTTTATAAAGGTGATAAACAAGATAAAATATTCTACGCCCCAAGGGTTTCCTCTTTTGAAAACAAGAAAACGGGGCAACTGTCTATGGGCGAACTTAGATATTTGGAAACGTTACTCATAGCCCACCTGGGGCATCCTTTTTTACTTCTCGACGAACCTTTTTCAATGGTAGAACCCTTGTTTAAAGAACTCATCAAAGAATTATTTCTGGAACTAAAATCAAAAAAAGGAATCATCGTAACCGATCATTATTACAGGGACGTCCTTGAAATTACAGATCGAAACTTCCTGTTGCGTGAGGGCAAAAAAATCGACATCAACAATACCTCGGATCTGACGACTAATGGTTACCTTAATTCAGAAGACAGTTAG